Within Azoarcus sp. DD4, the genomic segment CCGGCTCGACGCGGTGGTCACCCAGAATCCCAGGACCAGAGCGCCGCATCCCAAACCACGCGGGTTCTTCGGGTTTCGGTTTTGCGGTTTGAGCAATCGATCAGGCCAAGCCAGTCGTGCGGGGTGTTTGTGGAGGGGCGAGGACTGTCCGAGCGTAGCGAGTTCCGCAGCCCCGGAAGAAACACCCCGCGCGGCTGGCGTTAGAACCACGGCCGTCAACGCACCACGAAAACACCGCGCCCACTTTTTGCTTAACACCCTGACCCCCGGCCCCGTGGCCTAAAGCCAGGACCCGCCGAAAGGACGAAACATGCTGAAAGTCGACAACCTCAACCAGTACTACGGCGGCAGCCACATCCTGCGCGGCCTCTCGTTCGAGGTGCCGGTGGGCAAGGTCACCACGCTGCTCGGCCGCAACGGCGTCGGCAAGACCACGCTGCTCAAGACCCTGATGGGTCTGGTACCGGCCGCCAGTGGCACGATCCACTTCGGTGCGCAGGACATCACCCGCGCACCATCGTACAACCGCGTGCGCGCCGGCATCGGCTTCGTGCCGCAAGGGCGCGAGATCTTCCCGCGCCTCACCGTCGAGGAAAACCTGCTCATGGGCCTGGCCACCCGGCCGCGTGGCGAAAGCATCCCGCAGCGCATCTTCGATATGTTCCCGGTGCTCAAGCAGATGATGGGGCGGCGCGGCGGCGACCTCTCCGGCGGCCAGCAGCAACAGCTCGCCATCGGCCGCGCGCTCGCCTTCGGTCCCAAGCTGCTCATCCTCGACGAACCGACCGAGGGCATCCAGCCCTCGATCATCAAGGACATCGAACGCGCCATCCGCAGCCTGGCCGCCACCGGCGAAATGGCCATCCTGCTCGTCGAGCAGTACTACGACTTCGCCCGCGCCCTCTCCGATCAATACCTCGTCATGGAGCGTGGCGAGATCGTCATGCGCGGCGAGGGCGCCAACATGGATGCCGACGGCGTGCGCGAGGCGCTCGCCGTCTGAACCGGGCCACCGTGGCCCCCTACAGGAGAACAACGGATGGCCAACGGATGTGCCTGGGATTCGCTCGACGCCCACCTGCTGCGGGTGCTGCATGTACTCCTCACCGAAGGCAGCGTGTCGCGCGCCGCGCGGCGGCTCAACCTGTCGCAGCCGGCGGTCAGCACCGCGTTGAAGCGTCTGCGCGACATCACCGGTGACAAGCTGCTGGTGCGCTCGCGCACCGGCATGACGCCCACCGAGCGCGGCGCCGAACTGCTGGAACCGGTGCGCATCGTGCTCGACCAGATGGAGCGCATCGCCGCCGGCCCGGCCGGCTTCGAACCGGCCAGCTCAAAGCGCATCTTCAACATTGCCACGCCTGATTACCTCAACGCGCTGATGCTCGGCGAGATCGTCACCGACATCCACCGCCAGGCACCGGGCGCGCAGGTGGTGTTCCACTCGATGACGCAGGCCTTCGATTACCCGCGTGCGCTCGAATCCGGCGAACTCGATCTCGTCATCGGCAACTGGCCGAATCCGCCTGAGCACCTGCGTACCGCACCGCTGTTCGAGGACCGCATGGTGGTGATGATGCGTACCGGCCACCCGCTCGCCGGCACGCCGCTCAAGCTGGCAGACTGGCTGGGCGCCGAGCACGTGGTGCCGACGTCCTACTCGGTCGGCCAGCGTGGCGTGGTGGATGTCTATCTCGCGCGCGAACGCCTGCGCCGCAATGTCGTCGCCCATGTGCCTTACTTCCACATGGCGCCCTACATGGTGCTGCAGTCCGAGCTGCTGTTCACCGCGCCGGCGCGCTTCGCATCGCATTACGCGGAGTTTCTGCCCATCGCCGTTGTCGACGCGCCGGTCGAGCTGCCGGGCATGGCCTACTACCTGCTGTGGCATGACCGCAGCCAGCATTCGGCCGAATGCCGCTGGCTGCGGGAGCGCATCGTGCGTGCGGCACGTACCGAAACGGTGTCCGCGCCGCTGCGCCGCGTCGCCTGATCCGGGGCAGCGTCAGCGCCCTTTGAACACCGGCTTGCGCTTGGCGAGGAAGGCGTCCAGTCCCTCGCGGTAGTCCTCGGTGGCGAGGAAGTCGAAGGCGGCGCGGCGTTCCGCGTCGCTCAGCGGCTCCTCGCACTGCAGCCGCTTCACCCACTGCTTGTGCCAGCGTGCCACCAGCGGCGCGCCGGCGGCGATGCGTGCGGCGCAGGCGGCGGCTTCGTCGAACACCTTCTCGTCATCCACCACCCGCGTCAGCAGCCCTTTCTGCAGCGCCTCGGTCGCACTCAGGATGCGGCCTTCGAGCAGTATCTCCAGTACCACCGCGGGACCGGCAAGCGCCAGCAGCCCGGCCATTTCCCCCGGATACATCGAGAAGCCGAGCTTGTTGATCGGCGCGCCGAAGCGCGACGACGCGCCGGCGATGCGCAGGTCGCAGCAGCCCGCGATCTCCAGCCCGCCGCCGACGCAGGCGCCGCGGATTGCCGCCACCGTCGGCAGCGGGCAGTCGCGGATCGCATTCAGCGCGGCGGCCACCAGTTCCTCGTGGTAGTGCAGGGCGTCGTCCAGGGTGGCGCGCACGGTGAGGAATTCCTCGATGTCGCCGCCGGCGGCGAAGGCGTCCTCGCCGGCGCCGCGCAGCACGATGCAGCGCACGGTCTCGTCCTGTCCCAGCGTGAGGAAGGCGTCGCGCAGCTGGCACCACATGGCGGCATTCACCGCGTTGAGCTTGTCCGGGTTGGAGAGGGCGACGGTGGCGATGCCAGCATCGCGAGCCACGGTGATCTGTCCGTTCATGCGGGGCGGGTCCTGTGTTTGCGGCCGGGCAACGGGGCGGCGGAAGCGCCGCGCAACCGCGCCGGGCAGGCTTGTGGATGTCCGCAATTGTCGCCCAAGCAAAGACTTTGGCAAATCCTTCCATACCATGTGGTATGGAGTCATAAGAATAATATATCATTCGCCAAAACCGACACCCCGCGCCAGACGGAGAGGTCGGTCAGGAGGGTGGAGGAAGCAACGATTTGCCGTTGTTTTCTTGAGGAGAGGAGAGAGATGTCGACTTCTGTGTATGCTCATATCAGGCGCAATCCGCGTTTTGCGGAACTTGTCGCCAAGCGCACCCGCTTCGCCAGCCTGCTGGCCGCGATCGTGCTGGTGGTGTTCTACGGCTTCGTGCTGCTGGTGGCCTTCGCCCCGGAGCTGATCGGTCAGCGCCTGTCGGAAGGCAGCAACCTGACCCTCGGCATTGCCGCCGGCTTGTTCCAGTTCGTGTTCTTCTGGGTGCTGACCTTCGTGTACGTGCGCCGCGCCAACGGCGAGTTCGATGCGATCAACACCGAGATCGTGCGCGCCGCCTGGAAGGAGGAGAAGTGATGAAGACCTCCCTCCTGTCGCGTCTTGCTGCCGGCCTGCTGGCGCTGCCGCTGTCTGCCACCGTGCTGGCTGCCGGCCCGGCGATGGAAGCAGCGCAGAAGCAGCCGCTCAACCTGCACGCCATCGGCATGTTCTTCGTGTTCGTGCTGATGACGCTGGGCATCACCTACTGGGCGGCGAGCCGCACCAAGTCGACCGCCGACTTCTACACCGCCGGCGGCGGCATCACCGGCTTCCAGAACGGCCTCGCCATCGCCGGCGACTACATGTCCGCCGCGACGCTGCTCGGCCTCACCGCGATGATGTATCTGCAGGGCGTCGACGCCTACATCTACATGATCGCCTTCTTCGTCGGCTGGCCCATCATCCTCTTCCTGATGGCCGAGCGCCTGCGCAACCTCGGCAAATTCACCTTCGCCGACATCACCGCCTACCGGCTCGACCAGGGCAAGGTGCGGACGATGGCGGCGGTGAGTTCGCTCACGGTGGTGTGCTTCTATCTGGTGGCGCAGATGGTCGGTGCCGGCCAGTTGATCAAGCTGCTGTTCGGCCTGGATTACAACATCGCCCTGTTCGTGGTCGGTGCGCTGATGATGGTCTACGTCACCTTTGGCGGCATGGTCGCCACCACCTGGGTGCAGATCATCAAGGCCTGCATGCTGCTGCTGGGTGGCACTGCGGTGATGCTGCTGGCGATGAGCCAGTTCGGCTTCAGCTTCGAGACCCTCTCCAGCCGCGCGATGGAAGTGCACAAGCTCGGGCCCAAGCTGCTGAGCCCGGGTAGCCTGCTGGCCGATCCGGTGACCGCGATCTCGCTCGGCCTCGGCCTGATGTTCGGCACCGCCGGCCTGCCGCACATCCTGATGCGCTTCTTCACCGTGACCGACGCCAAGGAGGCGCGCAAGTCGGTGCTGTTCGCCTCGGGCATCATCGCCTACTTCTTCAACGTCATCGCCCTGATGGGCCTGGCGGCCATCCTCATCGTCGGCCAGAACCCGGAATACTTCGAGGGCGGCACCATCGGCGGCAAGATCGTCGGCGGCGGCAACATGGTGGCGATGCACCTGGCGCACGCAGTCGGCGGCAACCTGCTGCTCGGCTTCCTGTCGGCGGTGGCCTTCGCCACCATCCTGGCGGTGGTGGCCGGCCTGGCGCTGGCCGGCGCATCGGCGATCTCGCACGACATCTACGCCCGCGTCATCATGAAGGGCAAGGCGTCGGAAACCACCGAACTGAAGGTGTCGAAGTTCGCCACCATCGGCCTGGGCGTGATCGCGGTGCTGCTCGGCATCGTGTTCGAGAAGATGAACGTCGCCTTCATGGTGGCGCTGGCCTTCGGCGTGGCTGCGTCGGCCAACTTCCCGGTGCTGATCCTGTCGATGTACTGGAAGGGTCTCTCCACCCGCGGCGCGCTCGCCGGCGGCTACCTCGGCCTGTTCAGCGCGGTGGCCTTCGTGGTGCTGTCGAAGTCGGTGTGGGTGGATGTGCTCGGCAATGCCGCGCCGCTCTTCCCCTACACCCAGCCGGCGCTGTTCTCGATGCCGATCGCCTTCCTCGCCGCCATCCTGGTGTCGCTGCTCGACAGCAGCCAGAAGGCGGTCGCCGAGCGCGATGCCTTTGAAGATCAGTACGTGCGTGCGCAGACCGGTGTGGGCGCTGCCAGCGCCGCCGCCCACTAAGCGGTAACGATGCGTCGCGGCTCTGGTTGCGGCGCATGACGATGTGATCAACCCCCTCCGGCCGCAAGGCCCGAGGGGGTTTGTTTTGCTTGGCGTCGCGCCAGTGGAGGTCATGGCGATGTCGTGGGGCGGTGCTAGACTTGGCCGTCCGCATCGAATTTCCCTGCCGCCGCTAGGAGTGGTCGTGGCGCTGCTCAATCACCTTTTGCTCATCCTGCTGCTGATCGCCGTCAGCGCATTTTTTTCGCTGGCCGAGATTTCGCTCGCGGCCGCCCGCAAGATCAAGTTGCGGCTGCTGGCCGAGGAAGGCAGGGTCGATGCCCAGCGCGTGCTCGCATTGCAGGAGAACCCCGGCAACTTCTTCACCGTGGTGCAGATCGCCCTCAATGCGGTGGCCATCCTCGGCGGCATCGTCGGCGAGCAGGCCCTTTCGCCCTACGTGGAGGCGGCGCTGCGGCCCTTTTACGACGGGCCGGCGCTCGGTACGCTGAGCTTCGTCGTCGCCTTCGTGTTCGTTACCTCGCTATTCGTGCTGTTCGCCGACCTGATGCCTAAGCGGTTGGCGATGGTGAGGCCGGAAGAGGTGGCGATGCGGGTGGTGCGGCCCATCCAGGCCTGCATGTGGCTGTTTGCGCCGCTGGTGTGGCTGTTCAACAGCGTGGCGGACCGGCTGTTCAAGTTGTTCGGCGTGCCCAACGTGCGGGGCGACGACATCACCGCCGACGACATCCTGGCAATGGCCGATGCCGGCGCCCAGGCCGGCGGCCTGCTCCAGCAGGAAGAACACCTGATCCGCAACGTGTTCGAACTCGACGCCCGCATCGTGCCCTCGGCCATGACGGCGCGCGACAGCATCGTCTTCTTCACCCTGGGCGAGAGCGAAGAGAGCATACGGCGCAAGATCGCCGAGCATCCGCACGGCAAGTTCCCGGTGTGCGAGAGCACCATCGACAGCGTGATCGGCTATGTGGACGCCAAGGACATTTTCGCGCGCATCCTGCAGGGGCAGGACCTTTCGCTGCGCACCCAGCCCATCGTCCGCAAGGTGCTGATGCTGCCGGACTCGCTGACGCTGTTCGAGGCGCTGGAGCGTTTCCGCGACGCGAAGGAGGATTTCGCGCTGGTGATCAGCGAATACGCGCTGGTGGTCGGCTTACTGACGCTGCAGGACGTGATGAACACCGTGATGGGCGAACTCGGCAGCCCCTTCCAGGAAGAGCTGATCGTGCGGCGCGATGAGAACTCCTGGCTGATCGACGGTGTGACGCCGATCGAGGACGTCATGCAGGCGCTGGCGATCGACGAGTTCGAGGGCTTCGAGAACTACGAGACGATCGCCGGCTTCCTGATGTACCGCCTGCGCAAGGTGCCCAAGCGCACCGACAGCGTGGTCTATGCCGGCTACAAGTTCGAAGTGGTCGACATCGACAACTACCGCATCGACCAGGTATTGGTGACGCGGGAGCCCGCCGCGGCCTGAGCGGCCGTCGCGGACTTCAGGCTGCGCGGTTGCGTGCCGCGGCGATGCGGGCGAGCGCGCTGCGGCCGCTGCGGATGTGTTCGCGCATGCGTTGCTCCGCAGCGTCGGCGTCGCGGGCGAGCAGGGCATCGAGCAGGGTGCGGTGCTCGGCCAGCGACTGCTCCAGGCGGCCTTCGGAATACAGCGAGTGGTGGCGCGACAGCTTGATGACCTTGCGCAGATCCTCGATCACATGCAGCAGCCAGCGGTTATCGGCGATTTCCTGCAGGGCGTGGTGGAAGGCCTGGTTGGCCTCGAAGAAGCGGTCGATGTCCTGCGCCTCGGCGGCCTTTTCCAGATCGCCGTGAATGGACTGCAGGCGGGCGAGGTCGGCGTCGCTGGCGCGACCGGCAGAGGCCTTGGCGCATTCGCCTTCGAGCAGTGCCATCACGTTGAAGACCTCGTCGAGGTCGCGCTCCGAGATTTCCGTGACATAGCAACCGCGACGCGGCTTGAGCGTGACCAGACCTTCGGACGCCAGCACTTTCAGCGCCTCGCGCAAGGGCGTGCGCGAGATGCCGTATTGCTCGGCGAGCGCCTGCTCGTCGACCCAGGTGCCAGGTGGCAGTTCGTGCGAAAAAATGCGCTCGCGCAGGCGTTCGGCGACTTCCTGGTAGAGCGCGAGCGGGGCGATGCGAGAGGCAGTCATGGGCAGTGTGGTCTTCGGGGGAGCGGAAGGATAACGCGTTCCGGCCGCTTTCTCACCCCATTGCATACATAATTATGGATAAAGTATTATTACTGAACTGATCGAAGTCAACACCGCTTCAACCAGTCGCTTTCCTGCATGCGGCGTAGCATGGGAGGCTCCGGGCCCACGGCCCGGAGCGCATGAGAGGGACTACGTCGCGAGCTGGAGCGCCAGCGACCGCCCGCGGTTACGACTGCGGGCGGTCCCGCTGCCGCCCACTCTCGGGGCCGACTGCCGGTGAAACTTGGCTACCGAATAATGCAACGCCGCCGCCGCGGCTTTTCTGTTTCAGAGAGGGTTTGTCATGTCGAACGCCAACGCGCCCGCGTATCCCCAGCCGGACCTGGACGCCTGGAAGAAGGCCGCCGCGAAGCACGCACCGGATGGCGATCTGGAGAAACTGAACTGGATCACGCCCGAAGGGCTGACGGTCAAACCGCTGTACACCAAGGCCGACACCGCCGATCTGCCGCACGCCGACACGCTACCGGGTTTCGAACCCTTCCTGCGCGGCCCCCAGCCGACCATGTACGCGGTCAAGCCGTGGACCATCCGCCAGTACGCCGGCTTCTCCACCGCTGAAGAATCCAACGCCTTCTACCGCAAGGCGCTCGCCGCAGGCGGTCAGGGCGTGTCGGTGGCCTTCGACCTCGCCACCCATCGCGGCTACGATTCCGACCATCCGCGCGTAACCGGCGACGTCGGCAAGGCCGGCGTGGCGATCGACTCCGTCGAGGACATGAAGATCCTGTTCGACAGCATCCCGCTCGACAAGGTCTCGGTGTCGATGACCATGAACGGCGCGGTACTGCCCATCCTGGCCGGCTACATCGTCGCCGCGGAAGAGCAGGGCGTCAGCCAGGACAAACTGTCGGGCACGATCCAGAACGACATCCTGAAAGAATTCATGGTGCGGAACACCTACATCTATCCGCCCACGCCGTCGATGAAGATCATCGCCGACATCTTCGGCTACACCGCGCAGCACATGCCGAAGTTCAACTCGATCTCGATCTCCGGCTACCACATCCAGGAGGCGGGTGCGAACCAGGCGATCGAACTGGCCTTCACGCTGGCGGACGGCCTGGAATACGTGCGCACCGGCATCAATTCCGGCATGGACGTCGACACCTTCGCCGGCCGCCTGTCCTTCTTCTGGGCGGTGGGCATGAACTTCTACCTCGAGATCGCCAAGATGCGCGCGGCGCGTCTGCTGTGGTGGCGGATCATGAAGCAGTTCAACCCCAAGAGCCCGAAGTCGATGATGCTGCGCACCCACTCGCAGACCTCCGGCTGGTCGCTCACCGAGCAGGACCCGTACAACAACGTGGTGCGCACCACCATAGAGGCGATGGCGGCGGTGTTCGGCGGCACCCAGTCGCTGCACACCAACGCGCTCGACGAAGCGATCGCGCTGCCCACCGAGTTCTCGGCCCGCATCGCGCGCAACACCCAGATCATCATCCAGGAAGAGA encodes:
- the urtE gene encoding urea ABC transporter ATP-binding subunit UrtE, with translation MLKVDNLNQYYGGSHILRGLSFEVPVGKVTTLLGRNGVGKTTLLKTLMGLVPAASGTIHFGAQDITRAPSYNRVRAGIGFVPQGREIFPRLTVEENLLMGLATRPRGESIPQRIFDMFPVLKQMMGRRGGDLSGGQQQQLAIGRALAFGPKLLILDEPTEGIQPSIIKDIERAIRSLAATGEMAILLVEQYYDFARALSDQYLVMERGEIVMRGEGANMDADGVREALAV
- a CDS encoding LysR substrate-binding domain-containing protein encodes the protein MANGCAWDSLDAHLLRVLHVLLTEGSVSRAARRLNLSQPAVSTALKRLRDITGDKLLVRSRTGMTPTERGAELLEPVRIVLDQMERIAAGPAGFEPASSKRIFNIATPDYLNALMLGEIVTDIHRQAPGAQVVFHSMTQAFDYPRALESGELDLVIGNWPNPPEHLRTAPLFEDRMVVMMRTGHPLAGTPLKLADWLGAEHVVPTSYSVGQRGVVDVYLARERLRRNVVAHVPYFHMAPYMVLQSELLFTAPARFASHYAEFLPIAVVDAPVELPGMAYYLLWHDRSQHSAECRWLRERIVRAARTETVSAPLRRVA
- a CDS encoding enoyl-CoA hydratase/isomerase family protein; protein product: MNGQITVARDAGIATVALSNPDKLNAVNAAMWCQLRDAFLTLGQDETVRCIVLRGAGEDAFAAGGDIEEFLTVRATLDDALHYHEELVAAALNAIRDCPLPTVAAIRGACVGGGLEIAGCCDLRIAGASSRFGAPINKLGFSMYPGEMAGLLALAGPAVVLEILLEGRILSATEALQKGLLTRVVDDEKVFDEAAACAARIAAGAPLVARWHKQWVKRLQCEEPLSDAERRAAFDFLATEDYREGLDAFLAKRKPVFKGR
- a CDS encoding DUF485 domain-containing protein, whose amino-acid sequence is MSTSVYAHIRRNPRFAELVAKRTRFASLLAAIVLVVFYGFVLLVAFAPELIGQRLSEGSNLTLGIAAGLFQFVFFWVLTFVYVRRANGEFDAINTEIVRAAWKEEK
- a CDS encoding cation acetate symporter, translated to MKTSLLSRLAAGLLALPLSATVLAAGPAMEAAQKQPLNLHAIGMFFVFVLMTLGITYWAASRTKSTADFYTAGGGITGFQNGLAIAGDYMSAATLLGLTAMMYLQGVDAYIYMIAFFVGWPIILFLMAERLRNLGKFTFADITAYRLDQGKVRTMAAVSSLTVVCFYLVAQMVGAGQLIKLLFGLDYNIALFVVGALMMVYVTFGGMVATTWVQIIKACMLLLGGTAVMLLAMSQFGFSFETLSSRAMEVHKLGPKLLSPGSLLADPVTAISLGLGLMFGTAGLPHILMRFFTVTDAKEARKSVLFASGIIAYFFNVIALMGLAAILIVGQNPEYFEGGTIGGKIVGGGNMVAMHLAHAVGGNLLLGFLSAVAFATILAVVAGLALAGASAISHDIYARVIMKGKASETTELKVSKFATIGLGVIAVLLGIVFEKMNVAFMVALAFGVAASANFPVLILSMYWKGLSTRGALAGGYLGLFSAVAFVVLSKSVWVDVLGNAAPLFPYTQPALFSMPIAFLAAILVSLLDSSQKAVAERDAFEDQYVRAQTGVGAASAAAH
- a CDS encoding hemolysin family protein; this translates as MALLNHLLLILLLIAVSAFFSLAEISLAAARKIKLRLLAEEGRVDAQRVLALQENPGNFFTVVQIALNAVAILGGIVGEQALSPYVEAALRPFYDGPALGTLSFVVAFVFVTSLFVLFADLMPKRLAMVRPEEVAMRVVRPIQACMWLFAPLVWLFNSVADRLFKLFGVPNVRGDDITADDILAMADAGAQAGGLLQQEEHLIRNVFELDARIVPSAMTARDSIVFFTLGESEESIRRKIAEHPHGKFPVCESTIDSVIGYVDAKDIFARILQGQDLSLRTQPIVRKVLMLPDSLTLFEALERFRDAKEDFALVISEYALVVGLLTLQDVMNTVMGELGSPFQEELIVRRDENSWLIDGVTPIEDVMQALAIDEFEGFENYETIAGFLMYRLRKVPKRTDSVVYAGYKFEVVDIDNYRIDQVLVTREPAAA
- a CDS encoding GntR family transcriptional regulator, whose product is MTASRIAPLALYQEVAERLRERIFSHELPPGTWVDEQALAEQYGISRTPLREALKVLASEGLVTLKPRRGCYVTEISERDLDEVFNVMALLEGECAKASAGRASDADLARLQSIHGDLEKAAEAQDIDRFFEANQAFHHALQEIADNRWLLHVIEDLRKVIKLSRHHSLYSEGRLEQSLAEHRTLLDALLARDADAAEQRMREHIRSGRSALARIAAARNRAA
- the scpA gene encoding methylmalonyl-CoA mutase — its product is MSNANAPAYPQPDLDAWKKAAAKHAPDGDLEKLNWITPEGLTVKPLYTKADTADLPHADTLPGFEPFLRGPQPTMYAVKPWTIRQYAGFSTAEESNAFYRKALAAGGQGVSVAFDLATHRGYDSDHPRVTGDVGKAGVAIDSVEDMKILFDSIPLDKVSVSMTMNGAVLPILAGYIVAAEEQGVSQDKLSGTIQNDILKEFMVRNTYIYPPTPSMKIIADIFGYTAQHMPKFNSISISGYHIQEAGANQAIELAFTLADGLEYVRTGINSGMDVDTFAGRLSFFWAVGMNFYLEIAKMRAARLLWWRIMKQFNPKSPKSMMLRTHSQTSGWSLTEQDPYNNVVRTTIEAMAAVFGGTQSLHTNALDEAIALPTEFSARIARNTQIIIQEETHICNVVDPWAGSYMMESLTQDMADKAWALIEEIEAMGGMTKAVESGWAKMKVEECAADKQARIDSGKDVIVGVNKYKLAKEDPIEILDIDNHAVRDAQIARLTKIRATRDAAAVEAALAALTKCAETGEGNLLDLAVKAVRLRATVGEISDALEKVFGRYRANPQAVSGVYGAVVEEDADWKALKAEIETFVAEEGRRPRIMIAKLGQDGHDRGAKVVASAFADLGFDIDIGPLFQTPEEAARHAVENDVHAVGCSSLAAGHKTLVPAIINELKRLGADDIITFVGGVIPAQDYDALYAAGAKGIFGPGTPIPKAAREVLKQIRAAKVAA